The Drosophila bipectinata strain 14024-0381.07 chromosome 2L, DbipHiC1v2, whole genome shotgun sequence genome has a segment encoding these proteins:
- the LOC138925860 gene encoding uncharacterized protein isoform X1, whose product MLHHRNSKKMRQFSLTPRERGCFLRNAFDTRRATFIKKKKRKKRSSPRIQLFTAPTHKEGKLKRKMQIDLPQHPQHQKGILLFIASPGPFGFVLNAFRGRCVQYFSVQRQFFRGRGPSRGQGLRNLVEIQCTLRKKRAKEKCAFYQNLRSPISQFDVEDHTIAPTPSPVLCLTGIDSPSPERLCNTQIARSAVRQSVRQLAFDLANLWHVPPPAVTATKKRQKQKNLERAGAAHDHKAAAVGGWRQAARMPLLAKTADRVGQKLLQSMRRNSG is encoded by the exons ATGCTGCACCACAGAAATTCCAAGAAAATGCGACAGTTTTCACTTACACCGAGGGAGAGGGGCTGTTTTTTGAGAAACGCATTTGACACGCGGCGTGCGacatttatcaaaaaaaagaaaagaaagaaaag ATCCTCGCCAAGGATACAACTTTTCACCGCACCCACACATAAGGAAGGGAAACTTAAAAGGAAGATGC AAATTGATTTACCGCAGCATCCGCAGCACCAGAAAGGAATCTTACTCTTCATCGCCTCCCCAGGACCCTTTGGCTTCGTCCTTAATGCTTTCCGGGGGAGATGCGTGCAATATTTTTCTGTTCAAAGGCAATTCTTTCGGGGAAGAGGACCTTCCCGGGGGCAGGGACTGAG GAACTTGGTGGAAATTCAATGCactttgagaaaaaaaagggcaaaGGAAAAGTGTGCTTTCTATCAGAACTTAAG ATCCCCAATCAGTCAGTTTGATGTGGAGGACCACACAATAGCCCCAACTCCAAGTCCGGTCTTGTGCTTGACGGGTATTGATTCGCCCTCCCCAGAGAGACTCTGCAATACCCAAATCGCCCGTTCCGCCGTACGCCAATCCGTCCGCCAGTTGGCATTTGATTTGGCCAATTTATGGCACGTTCCGCCGCCCGCCGTTACCGCCACAAAGAAGAGGCAGAAGCAGAAGAATTTGGAGCGAGCTGGCGCAGCGCATGACCATAAAGCGGCGGCGGTCGGCGGTTGGCGGCAAGCGGCAAGAATGCCGCTGTTGGCCAAAACGGCGGACAGAGTTGGTCAGAAATTATTGCAATCAATGCGTAGAAACAGTGGTTAG
- the LOC138925860 gene encoding uncharacterized protein isoform X2, which translates to MLHHRNSKKMRQFSLTPRERGCFLRNAFDTRRATFIKKKKRKKRSSPRIQLFTAPTHKEGKLKRKMQIDLPQHPQHQKGILLFIASPGPFGFVLNAFRGRCVQYFSVQRQFFRGRGPSRGQGLRSPISQFDVEDHTIAPTPSPVLCLTGIDSPSPERLCNTQIARSAVRQSVRQLAFDLANLWHVPPPAVTATKKRQKQKNLERAGAAHDHKAAAVGGWRQAARMPLLAKTADRVGQKLLQSMRRNSG; encoded by the exons ATGCTGCACCACAGAAATTCCAAGAAAATGCGACAGTTTTCACTTACACCGAGGGAGAGGGGCTGTTTTTTGAGAAACGCATTTGACACGCGGCGTGCGacatttatcaaaaaaaagaaaagaaagaaaag ATCCTCGCCAAGGATACAACTTTTCACCGCACCCACACATAAGGAAGGGAAACTTAAAAGGAAGATGC AAATTGATTTACCGCAGCATCCGCAGCACCAGAAAGGAATCTTACTCTTCATCGCCTCCCCAGGACCCTTTGGCTTCGTCCTTAATGCTTTCCGGGGGAGATGCGTGCAATATTTTTCTGTTCAAAGGCAATTCTTTCGGGGAAGAGGACCTTCCCGGGGGCAGGGACTGAG ATCCCCAATCAGTCAGTTTGATGTGGAGGACCACACAATAGCCCCAACTCCAAGTCCGGTCTTGTGCTTGACGGGTATTGATTCGCCCTCCCCAGAGAGACTCTGCAATACCCAAATCGCCCGTTCCGCCGTACGCCAATCCGTCCGCCAGTTGGCATTTGATTTGGCCAATTTATGGCACGTTCCGCCGCCCGCCGTTACCGCCACAAAGAAGAGGCAGAAGCAGAAGAATTTGGAGCGAGCTGGCGCAGCGCATGACCATAAAGCGGCGGCGGTCGGCGGTTGGCGGCAAGCGGCAAGAATGCCGCTGTTGGCCAAAACGGCGGACAGAGTTGGTCAGAAATTATTGCAATCAATGCGTAGAAACAGTGGTTAG
- the LOC138925860 gene encoding uncharacterized protein isoform X3 has translation MLTRSSPRIQLFTAPTHKEGKLKRKMQIDLPQHPQHQKGILLFIASPGPFGFVLNAFRGRCVQYFSVQRQFFRGRGPSRGQGLRNLVEIQCTLRKKRAKEKCAFYQNLRSPISQFDVEDHTIAPTPSPVLCLTGIDSPSPERLCNTQIARSAVRQSVRQLAFDLANLWHVPPPAVTATKKRQKQKNLERAGAAHDHKAAAVGGWRQAARMPLLAKTADRVGQKLLQSMRRNSG, from the exons ATGCTAACCAG ATCCTCGCCAAGGATACAACTTTTCACCGCACCCACACATAAGGAAGGGAAACTTAAAAGGAAGATGC AAATTGATTTACCGCAGCATCCGCAGCACCAGAAAGGAATCTTACTCTTCATCGCCTCCCCAGGACCCTTTGGCTTCGTCCTTAATGCTTTCCGGGGGAGATGCGTGCAATATTTTTCTGTTCAAAGGCAATTCTTTCGGGGAAGAGGACCTTCCCGGGGGCAGGGACTGAG GAACTTGGTGGAAATTCAATGCactttgagaaaaaaaagggcaaaGGAAAAGTGTGCTTTCTATCAGAACTTAAG ATCCCCAATCAGTCAGTTTGATGTGGAGGACCACACAATAGCCCCAACTCCAAGTCCGGTCTTGTGCTTGACGGGTATTGATTCGCCCTCCCCAGAGAGACTCTGCAATACCCAAATCGCCCGTTCCGCCGTACGCCAATCCGTCCGCCAGTTGGCATTTGATTTGGCCAATTTATGGCACGTTCCGCCGCCCGCCGTTACCGCCACAAAGAAGAGGCAGAAGCAGAAGAATTTGGAGCGAGCTGGCGCAGCGCATGACCATAAAGCGGCGGCGGTCGGCGGTTGGCGGCAAGCGGCAAGAATGCCGCTGTTGGCCAAAACGGCGGACAGAGTTGGTCAGAAATTATTGCAATCAATGCGTAGAAACAGTGGTTAG
- the LOC138925860 gene encoding uncharacterized protein isoform X4, with product MQIDLPQHPQHQKGILLFIASPGPFGFVLNAFRGRCVQYFSVQRQFFRGRGPSRGQGLRNLVEIQCTLRKKRAKEKCAFYQNLRSPISQFDVEDHTIAPTPSPVLCLTGIDSPSPERLCNTQIARSAVRQSVRQLAFDLANLWHVPPPAVTATKKRQKQKNLERAGAAHDHKAAAVGGWRQAARMPLLAKTADRVGQKLLQSMRRNSG from the exons ATGC AAATTGATTTACCGCAGCATCCGCAGCACCAGAAAGGAATCTTACTCTTCATCGCCTCCCCAGGACCCTTTGGCTTCGTCCTTAATGCTTTCCGGGGGAGATGCGTGCAATATTTTTCTGTTCAAAGGCAATTCTTTCGGGGAAGAGGACCTTCCCGGGGGCAGGGACTGAG GAACTTGGTGGAAATTCAATGCactttgagaaaaaaaagggcaaaGGAAAAGTGTGCTTTCTATCAGAACTTAAG ATCCCCAATCAGTCAGTTTGATGTGGAGGACCACACAATAGCCCCAACTCCAAGTCCGGTCTTGTGCTTGACGGGTATTGATTCGCCCTCCCCAGAGAGACTCTGCAATACCCAAATCGCCCGTTCCGCCGTACGCCAATCCGTCCGCCAGTTGGCATTTGATTTGGCCAATTTATGGCACGTTCCGCCGCCCGCCGTTACCGCCACAAAGAAGAGGCAGAAGCAGAAGAATTTGGAGCGAGCTGGCGCAGCGCATGACCATAAAGCGGCGGCGGTCGGCGGTTGGCGGCAAGCGGCAAGAATGCCGCTGTTGGCCAAAACGGCGGACAGAGTTGGTCAGAAATTATTGCAATCAATGCGTAGAAACAGTGGTTAG
- the Cog8 gene encoding conserved oligomeric Golgi complex subunit 8, translating to MEFPDKMDLENERVLKLIFPDGVPENLRGNPELDNYLSKLGTCKVEQLKKEQTRLADETRSILEQTQDLAISNYKTFITTAENSRSIFSEFLRTEEQLATLVGQLPALSERCEGFLKDSAELSEQRRLNSITLQKNAQLLEVLELPQLMERCIREGRYEEALELAAYATRLGQHQGHIPVVKSIVRSVEALWHTMLVQLVAQLRTDLQLPKCLQIVGYLRRMQAFGDNELRLKFLQARDAWLNSCLEAIPTSDAQQHLIKTIEITRINLFNIITQYRAIFPEDEPASKVAQAPLKPLQGVSCNGDRLFQAWLHNKINAFLETLQRDLQLGVGSVETVLGQCMYFGLSFSRVGADFRALMAPIFVDVIRRRFETSVEEVNVQFERELDRFTLINKVALHLHSRKQMDPDQESFAPPETLLDFYPLAALCNGYLGALNELRLCAPLALATDVTRCLERSLHLAAQRVLAFYRQEQQAFAGSEREAFVRLCSCLAYDLVPYIQRCIHGVFSPQALTVHLGISLLQLEQQQLTYLQQARILEPLKHLLPTKVLVQSQVQAPEVSSAEAKPSVAAAVTAEG from the exons atggaGTTTCCGGATAAAATGGATCTGGAGAACGAGAGGGTTCTTAAGCTGATATTCCCTGATGGAGTTCCAG AGAACCTGCGTGGCAATCCGGAACTGGACAATTATTTGTCCAAACTGGGCACTTGCAAGGTGGAGCAACTGAAGAAGGAACAAACCCGATTGGCCGACGAGACGCGTAGCATCCTGGAACAGACGCAGGACTTGGCCATCTCGAATTACAAGACCTTCATCACCACGGCGGAGAACTCGCGTTCTATTTTCAGCGAATTCCTGCGAACCGAGGAGCAGTTGGCTACTCTCGTGGGTCAGTTGCCGGCTCTCAGCGAACGGTGTGAGGGGTTCCTAAAGGATTCGGCTGAGTTGAGCGAACAGCGACGCCTCAACTCCATTACGCTGCAAAAGAATGCCCAGCTACTGGAGGTACTGGAGCTACCGCAGCTTATGGAACGATGCATCCGTGAGGGGCGCTACGAGGAGGCTTTAGAGTTGGCTGCCTATGCTACCCGTCTGGGCCAGCATCAGGGTCACATACCCGTGGTTAAG AGCATTGTCCGTTCGGTGGAGGCATTGTGGCACACCATGCTGGTTCAGTTGGTGGCTCAACTTCGCACAGACTTGCAGCTGCCAAAGTGCTTGCAAATAGTGGGCTATTTGAGGCGAATGCAGGCTTTTGGAGACAACGAGCTGCGACTGAAGTTCCTGCAGGCCCGTGATGCTTGGCTGAACTCCTGCCTTGAAGCCATTCCAACGAGTGATG CACAACAACACTTGATTAAGACCATTGAGATCACACGCATCAATTTGTTCAACATCATCACTCAGTATCGAGCTATTTTTCCGGAGGATGAGCCGGCTAGCAAAGTAGCTCAGGCGCCACTCAAGCCGCTGCAAGGCGTGAGCTGCAATGGTGACCGCCTCTTTCAGGCCTGGCTTCACAATAAG ATTAACGCCTTCTTGGAAACCCTGCAGCGTGACTTGCAGCTTGGCGTGGGATCTGTGGAAACTGTCCTGGGTCAGTGCATGTACTTTGGGCTATCCTTCAGTCGGGTGGGAGCTGATTTTCGAGCTCTGATGGCCCCTATTTTCGTTGACGTGATCCGACGTCGATTTGAAACCAGTGTGGAGGAAGTAAATGTTCAGTTTGAGCGGGAGCTGGACCGCTTTACGCTGATCAACAAAGTGGCCTTGCATTTGCATTCCCGCAAGCAGATGGACCCCGATCAGGAGTCTTTCGCCCCGCCGGAAACCTTGTTGGACTTCTATCCCCTGGCTGCGTTGTGCAATGGGTATCTGGGCGCCCTGAACGAGCTCCGGCTGTGCGCTCCCTTGGCCTTGGCCACTGATGTGACCCGTTGTTTGGAGCGCTCCTTGCACCTAGCAGCCCAGCGAGTACTAGCCTTCTATCGCCAGGAACAGCAGGCCTTTGCAGGAAGCGAACGCGAGGCTTTTGTCCGGCTGTGCTCGTGCTTGGCCTACGATTTGGTTCCATACATTCAGCGCTGCATTCATGGAGTCTTTTCGCCACAGGCTCTAACCGTTCACCTTGGCATCAGCCTGCTACAGCTGGAGCAGCAACAACTCACATACCTGCAGCAGGCGAGGATTCTAGAGCCCCTGAAGCACCTGTTACCCACTAAGGTGCTGGTGCAATCGCAAGTGCAGGCGCCGGAAGTCTCCTCCGCGGAAGCCAAGCCtagtgttgctgctgcagttaCAGCCGAGGGTTGA
- the Cdc23 gene encoding cell division cycle protein 23 homolog — MQEFFSVLLPDVKKELRRGIVECSKRGLLHTTKWLAEMHHGLNDVQIDGEEATEEDRTFSECQLEGIAPAEYSDYFLAKSYYDVREYDRAAHAVRNCESSVPRFLHFYSTYMAREKRRLDSTTDQANLNEPNQMRDLADLLSTLRTEYGKSRLDGYGIYLYGVVLKALNLNQAAEQMLIHAIRLVPMLWSAYLELSPLIMEKKKLLSLQLGGHWMRHFFMAHTYLELYLNDDGLKIYEDLQTSGFSKSIYLIAQMALVYHNKRDVDKAIELYQALLESDPYRLDNVDTYSNLLFVKEMKTEMAQLAHKAVSINKYRPETCCVIGNYYSIRCDHQVAISYFQRALKLNPKYLAAWTLMGHEFMELKNTNAAIQSYRKAVEVNKRDYRAWYGLGQAYEIIKMHYYSLYYFKIAHQLRPYDSRMLVALGETYEKLDKCENAVKCYWKAIDVGDIEGIAMYKLASLHEKLGDHETAVHCYIMYCEDERAATDKQSLYQGFITLANYYEKKADYERAAYYAYKCLDSDDRKTEAKALLKTIDWKRSAEWKKGKSKTATTVANAETSSEDEMEWEHPDVRSRVPTTTTTTTADVAGPSTSTSSATRSGRSLAEGLRRSQPNRSSLNPGASSTATNTTSSATEVSNAADETPRTSSAGENPNAEQQPSDDGSSMEISSVSID, encoded by the exons ATGCAGGAGTTCTTCAGCGTGTTGCTGCCGGATGTGAAGAAGGAGCTGCGGCGCGGGATCGTCGAGTGCTCCAAGCGCGGCCTGCTGCACACCACCAAGTGGCTGGCGGAGATGCATCACGGACTGAATGACGTGCAGATTGACGGCGAGGAGGCCACGGAGGAGGACCGCACCTTCAGTGAGTGCCAGCTGGAGGGCATCGCTCCTGCGGAGTACAGCGACTACTTTCTGGCCAAAAGCTACTACGACGTGAGGGAGTACGATCGGGCTGCTCATGCGGTACGCAACTGTGAGTCCAGTGTGCCGCGCTTCCTACACTTCTACTCCACATACATGGCGCGTGAAAAGCGCCGCCTGGACTCTACCACCGACCAGGCGAATCTCAACGAACCGAATCAGATGCGAGACCTTGCGGACTTACTGTCCACCCTGCGCACAGAGTATGGAAAGAGTCGCTTGGATGGCTATGGCATATATCTCTACGGAGTCGTCCTGAAAGCCTTGAATCTCAACCAGGCTGCCGAGCAAATGCTGATCCATGCCATACGCCTGGTACCGATGCTGTGGAGCGCCTACCTAGAGCTCTCGCCGCTTATCATGGAGAAAAAGAAGCTGCTTAGCCTGCAGCTGGGCGGGCACTGGATGCGCCACTTCTTCATGGCCCACACCTACCTAGAGCTGTACCTAAACGACGACGGCTTGAAGATCTACGAGGATCTACAGACATCGGGCTTCAGCAAGAGCATATACCTCATTGCTCAGATGGCGCTGGTTTATCACAATAAGCGCGATGTTGACAAGGCCATCGAGCTATACCAGGCTCTGCTGGAGAGCGATCCCTATCGCCTTGACAATGTGGACACTTACTCCAACCTTTTGTTTGTTAAAGAGATGAAAACTGAGATGGCACAGCTGGCCCACAAGGCTGTGAGCATTAACAAGTACCGTCCGGAAACGTGTTGTGTGATAG GAAATTACTACAGTATTCGCTGTGATCACCAGGTGGCCATATCCTACTTCCAGCGTGCCCTCAAACTGAATCCAAAGTACCTTGCTGCGTGGACTTTGATGGGTCATGAGTTCATGGAGCTGAAAAATACAAACGCTGCCATTCAGAGCTACCGGAAGGCGGTAGAGGTCAACAAGAGGGACTATCGCGCCTGGTACGGCCTGGGCCAGGCCTACGAGATCATCAAGATGCACTACTATAGTTTGTATTACTTCAAAATTGCGCATCAGTTGCGTCCTTATGACTCGCGGATGTTGGTGGCGCTCGGCGAAACCTACGAGAAACTGGACAAGTGTGAGAACGCGGTGAAGTGCTACTGGAAGGCCATCGACGTGGGCGACATCGAGGGCATCGCCATGTACAAGCTGGCCAGTCTGCACGAGAAGCTCGGGGACCATGAAACAGCCGTCCATTGCTACATAATGTATTGCGAAGATGAGCGCGCGGCCACCGACAAGCAGAGCCTCTACCAGGGATTCATCACGCTGGCGAACTATTATGAGAAGAAGGCCGACTACGAGAGAGCTGCCTACTACGCTTACAAATGCCTGGACTCGGATGAT CGCAAAACGGAGGCCAAGGCCCTGCTCAAGACCATCGACTGGAAGCGCAGTGCGGAGTGGAAAAAGGGCAAATCTAAGACAGCCACGACTGTGGCTAATGCGGAAACCAGTTCAGAGGATGAGATGGAGTGGGAGCATCCGGACGTGCGCTCTCGCGTGCCTACCACCACGACTACGACTACAGCTGATGTGGCTGGACCGAGCACTTCAACGTCCAGCGCCACTCGCTCTGGCCGATCACTGGCGGAGGGATTGCGTCGATCCCAGCCCAACCGGTCAAGCTTAAACCCCGGTGCCAGCAGCACCGCAACCAACACAACCTCTTCGGCAACGGAAGTGTCGAATGCTGCGGATGAAACTCCCAGGACCTCCAGTGCAGGGGAAAATCCTAACGCAGAACAGCAGCCCTCGGATGATGGCAGTTCGATGGAAATATCCAGTGTCTCCATCGATTAG
- the LOC108132356 gene encoding lysosomal phospholipase A and acyltransferase, with translation MRLQHSGILFGLLVAIFLAPSEGFWPWPTTSTTPAPPPPPPEPKLSPVIFVPGDGGCQLDARLNKSSSPYFVCEKTSNWYNLWLDLEQLVIPMVYCWIDNVKLYYDKATRTTHNTPGVETRIPGWGDPEVVEWIDPTRNSAGAYFKDIANVLVDLGYVRKMNIHGAPYDFRKAPNENKQFFIDLKQLVEDTYEANNQSAVTFITHSMGSPMTLIFLQEQTLAWKNKYVRRQISLAGAWAGSFKAVKVFAMGDDLDSFALSAKILKAEQITHPSTAWLLPSPLFWKPSEVLATTPTRNYTMAQLKEFFNDIDYMTGWEMRKDTLRYSKNFNPPDVELHCLYGDGLDTVERLQYKKSTIADETPKLIMGLGDGTVNQRSLRACQYWSGYSSAPVSTLALQGVDHMKILANGDVLKYVRTVMQQP, from the exons ATGAGGCTCCAACACTCAGGCATCCTCTTCGGGCTGCTGGTGGCCATTTTTTTGGCGCCATCTGAAGGCTTTTGGCCTTGGCCCACAACTAGCACAACACCTgctccgccgccgccacctccTGAACCAAAGCTATCGCCAGTGATTTTTG TGCCCGGTGATGGCGGATGCCAGCTGGATGCCCGCCTGAACAAATCCAGCTCGCCATACTTCGTGTGTGAGAAGACATCTAATTGGTACAATCTCTGGCTGGACCTGGAGCAACTGGTAATACCCATGGTCTACTGCTGGATCGACAACGTCAAGTTGTACTACGATAAGGCAACCAGGACGACGCACAACACACCAGGAGTGGAGACCCGTATACCTGGTTGGGGCGATCCCGAGGTGGTGGAGTGGATCGATCCCACGAGAAACAGCGCCGGAGCCTACTTCAAGGACATAGCCAACGTGCTGGTGGATCTGGGCTATGTGCGAAAAATGAACATTCACGGCGCGCCCTATGATTTCCGCAAGGCGCCAA ATGAAAACAAGCAATTTTTCATTGATCTCAAGCAACTGGTCGAGGACACATACGAGGCCAACAATCAGTCGGCCGTCACATTCATTACTCACAGCATGGGCAGTCCCATGACGCTTATCTTCCTGCAAGAGCAGACGCTGGCCTGGAAGAATAAGTACGTGCGGCGCCAGATCAGCCTGGCGGGAGCCTGGGCGGGCAGTTTCAAAGCGGTGAAGGTGTTTGCCATGGGCGACGACCTTGACTCCTTCGCGCTCAGTGCTAAGATCCTAAAGGCCGAGCAGATAACGCATCCCTCGACCGCCTGGTTGCTGCCATCCCCGCTGTTCTGGAAGCCCTCGGAGGTGTTGGCCACAACCCCCACGCGCAACTATACAATGGCACAGCTCAAGGAGTTCTTCAACGACATAGACTACATGACTGGCTGGGAAATGCGAAAGGATACGTTGCGTTACTCTAAAAATTTCAACCCCCCGGATGTAGAGCTGCATTGTCTCTACGGTGATGGCTTAGACACAGTGGAAAG ATTGCAGTACAAAAAGTCCACTATTGCGGACGAAACGCCCAAGCTGATCATGGGCCTTGGCGACGGAACCGTCAACCAGCGTTCCCTGCGAGCCTGCCAGTATTGGTCGGGCTACTCCAGCGCGCCAGTGTCCACGCTCGCCCTCCAGGGCGTGGACCACATGAAGATCCTGGCCAACGGGGATGTTCTCAAATACGTTCGCACCGTCATGCAGCAGCCGTAG